Sequence from the Candidatus Woesearchaeota archaeon genome:
GCTCTTGCTTATTCTGCTATAAAAAATAAAGATTCTGTGGGATTAGTTGTTTTTGGAAGTGAAATTGATGAAGAGCTTCCTTTAGGAAATGATTTTTTGCTTTTTGCAAAAAGTTTGAATAAGATTAGAACAAAAGGAGAAACAGATATTGCGCAAGGGATTAAGCACAGCTTGAAACTATTTTCTTCTAATAAAACGACCAAGCACGTTGTTGTTTTAAGTGATGCTTTGCAAACTACAGGTAAAAAGCCCGAAAAAGAAGTGATGGAAGCAGTTTCTATGTTAACAAACAGCAATATTTCTGTTAGTTTAGTGGGTATTAGTTTAAATGAAAAAGGAGAGATTATGGCTAAAAATATTGTTGATTTAAGTGGTGGAAGATTGTATTTAGTCAAAACCTTAGATACTGTTGATCAAATTGTTCTAGAAGATTATTATTCGACAAAAAGTCAATTCTGATCAAATATTATTATTTTCGAATCTCTTTTTTTCTTTGAATGTAAAGTGTCAAGACAAACTTCTAGATCTTCATAAGATATTTCGTGAAGCCCTGTTAGAGGATCCATTATTTTTATTGAGTTTTCCTGAAGTCCATATAAAACTACGTATTGAGAGTTACTAGCAGACTTTCTGAATACTCCTGCATTTAAACGGGCGATAAGTAATTTATTTTGCTTTAGTAAATTTATTATTGTTTTTGAGTCTATTTGTTTTTCTTCTATTTCTATTCCTTGATTTATTGCTTTTGTGTAGAATATTTTTGATAATTTTTCCGCAGTTTCTATTTCTATTTTTTTATATCCTTTAAATCTATAATCTGGATAATCAAAGCTTTTGCTACTAACAATTATTTTTGGAAAAAATCCTTTTTGTTTCGAGTATAATGCTAGGCCATATATACTGCTTGCTCTTGTTGGCAAATTAGCAGAAGAAGCCCAGATTTCTAATTCATGTTCTTCAGAGAGTTCATAATCAGAATTTAATTTGTGAAGAACCATTAACAAGCTTGATGCTGCACACGTATATTCAGTAGTTTGTTTGTAATACTTCATTTTGGTTCTTAATAGATTCTAGTTTATATAGTTTTAGCAAAAAAATTTTTAAATTAGCGATTTCATTAATTTTTAATGGATAAAAAAGGTGGCGCCGGAGCAGTAATATTTACTATTATTGTTTTGGTTATTCTTTTATTTTTAGGAGCTTATGGTTATAAGTGGCTTATTCATGGTTCTGAAGTTATGGATTCTGGCATAACAACTGAATCTGCGCTTCAAAGAGCAAATCAAAATAATCCGTTTACCGCTCCTGAAAAAATTCAAATAAATTCTGGTGGTGAAAAACAAGTAGCCATAGGAATTTTTAATGAGCAAATGATGATATTAAATAGTGTTAATTTTAGAATTGTTGGTTGTGAAGCATTCAATCCCAGTTTAAGCTATGTTGCTCAACCAGTCAATGGCAGGGAATCCGCAGGTTTTGTTTCTACATTAACAATTTCTGAATATGAACTTGGCGAGTATTCTTGTAAATTAGAAGCGTTGACTTTGGGAGTTGATAATTCTGAGAAAATTCTTCATTCTAAAGATATAATCATTGCAATAGCATGATAAAAGAACATTGAATTAAATAGTATGATTTGAATTAAAAAGAGCACTATGAAGTCTTCTAAGTTTTTTGTTGGAAAATATGTTTTTGTTTGTGACAAACAGATTTACTAAAAATGCAGAGTTTTGATAGTTATGCTTCAAGTCGTGTTTCTTTTGATTTTCTTAAAATTGACAATTAAAGTTTACATAATGATCTTAAAAAGAGAAAATTATAAAAAATAATCATTATTTTTGTTATGAGGGTGAACTTATGAAAGAATTAAATGCAGAAAATTTTAAAGATTTTGTTAAAGAAGGAAATGTCATCGTTGATTTTTGGGCTGAATGGTGCGGTCCTTGTAGAATGCTAGGACCCATATTTGAAGAATTAAGTAAAGAAATTAAAAATGTTAAATTTGCGAAATTAAATGTTGATGAAGCTGGAGAAATAAGTGCTTCAGCAGGCGTTAGAGGAATTCCGACAATGATTTTATTCAAAGATGGTAATGAAATTGATAGAATTGTTGGGGCTTTGTCCAAAGATGCTTTGAAAAGCAAGTTAACTTCTGCATTTAACTAAAATGTGGATACACAACATAAATCCCGTATTGCTTCAGATAGGCTTTTTAGAAATTAGGTATTATGGCCTTGTTTATGCTCTGGGTTTTTTATTTGCTTATTTTTATATAAGATATTTAGCTGTGCATAACAAAATAAAAAATTTGAATAAAGAAAACACGGACACATTCATTATATATATAATCATAGGCAGCATTCTAGGAGCTAGGCTTCTTGATTTTGTCTTTTTTTATCCTCACATCATCATTCAGGATCCTTTTGAATTGTTTCGCATATGGAACGGTGGAATGAGTATTCATGGAGGTATAATAGGCGCCATGATTTCTGGGTACTTTTTTTGTAGAAAACACAAGGTAAGTTTTTTTAGAATGGCAGATGTTTCTATGATTCCTTTAATGCTGACTCTTGGTTTTGGAAGACTTGCTAATTTTATTAATGGCGAATTGTGGGGCAGAGTGTCTAATTCGAATATTTGTGTTAATTATGAATCTTCTCAATACATTGTTAATCCTCCGAATGGTTGCAGGCACCCTTATCAAATATATGCTAGTTTAAAAAATTTTTTTGTGTTTGGAATAACTTATTGGATGAGTCTGTTTGATAAACTTAAAGAAGGAACTGTATTTTTCTCATCTATAATTTTTTATAGTGTGGGTAGATTTATTTTAGATTTTTACCGTGATGATCCATTGATTTTACTAGGGTTGACAATGGGGCAAATTCTGTGCGTGATTTTTTTTATTGTATCGGTCTTTGCTTTGTTAAGAATTTATAAAAAGATTTAAAAATAAGAAGTGCGCATTTAATTTTAGAGGTGAAGAATTGTTAAATAGACTTCTTAGAGATGGACCAGTTTTAATAATTAATTTAAAAACTTATGACAAAGGGACTTCAATTGATGCACTTAAAGTAGCTGTTGCAGCAGAAAGAGCTGCAGAAAAAACTGGAAAAAAAGTTATTTTAGCAGCTCAACCAACAGACATTTTATTGATAACTAACAAAACTAAAATTCCTGTTATTGCTCAGCATATTGATTGTTTTGAACAAGGAGCACATACAGGAAGCATTTCTGCTGAAGCCGTGTTAAGAGCAGGAGCTATAGGTACTTTACTTAATCATTCTGAAAAACAAATTTCTAAAGAGGATATTGCTAAAACAATGAAAATTTGTAAGAGTCATGGTTTATTCGTTGTTCTTTGTGCAGATACTCCCGAACATGCATATGAATTATCCAAGAACACCCCTAATTTTATTGCTATTGAACCTCCTGAATTAATTGGAACTGGAAAAAGCATTAGTGAAGTTGAGCCGGAGTTGATTGATAAAACTATTCGTTTAGTTAGTAAAAATTGTGATTCTCCTGTGATTTGTGGTGCGGGAGTAAGCACTAAAAAAGATGTTATTGAGGCATTTAAGCATGGAGTAAAAGGCATATTGGTTTCTAGTGCTGTCGTTAAAAGCGATAATCCTTACAATACAATTTTAGAATTATTAGCTGGTTTTTAGTCATTATTTTTTTGTTATGTATATTAGAGAATTTTTTTCTAGTAAAGAGTCTCTTGTTTCAAAATCAAAATATTCTGCCGTAACTTTTATTGTGCTTTGTCCTAAAGGAAATTCTTTTAAATTTAACATTATGGGTCTAGAAATTGCGTTTTTTGAATCTACAGTTATATTTTCTAAGTTTAGTCCCGCCGTATAGTTTCCTTCAAAATCAATTTCTCCAGAATACATTATTTTATTCGCAGTTATTGAAACATTTACTTTTTTATTTAAAATATTTCTCACACCAACATACACGATCTCGTGTTCTTCTCCTCTTATAATTATACTTGCAGGAGATACAAATAGAGGAGTTCCGTCATCTGCTGCAAGTCTTACTTTTTCTTCTAAATCTTTATCAATTTTTTCTAACCAGTCGCCGCCCTTTGAAGTTATACTTTTAAATATTCCAATTCCTGCTCCAAACACTAATATCGCCAGAACTATTGCAACTATTGCATTTATTGACATTTCAATTGCTTTTTTATTCATAGAAAATAACACCTAAAAAAAAACAGTTTTAGTATTTTTTAAAAGCCAAATTTTTTGATACTATGCTTGTTATTAATGTAAAAAACAAGCCACCCACTAGGGTTAATATTAAGCCTAACAATATCTCTTGATTTTTGTCAAACAACAAGTATATTCCAATCAGTGTTGCAATTGTACCTATCCATAGGAATTTGTCAAATACTAGTTTAAATAATTCGAATTCTTCTTCTTTTGTGAGTTGTCTTTTTTGTTTATGAATTTTTACTACCATTTTTTCACCTTAGTTCATTATTTCTACTTCAATTTGTTCAGTCTCTAAAATCCCCTTTAATCCTTCCGCTTTTATTTCACATACATATACTCCTTCACTTGCTTTCATAAAAACTGTTACTGTAAACCCTGCTTTTTGCCCATTTGTCACATCTTGAGGTAAACTTTGAATGGTAAAATTTTCTACTCCAACTGCAGGCACACAATTACCCGCGGTTATTGTAACATTTTCTTCTGGACTATCTTTAGCATTATAGAATCCTACAGGCACATTAGTGCTTTTTCCACTTTTTATTCTTAATACGCCTTCTTCAAGCACTAAGGGGTCAAGTCTTGTTGGTTGTTTTCCAAAATCTTCAATATCAAATGCACCTATAAGTTTGTTTTCTCCTTCATTAAAGAATGTTCTTATAAAACTTACTCCGGCACCTATTAAAACCATTGCTATAACTAGAACAACAATTGTGCTTATACCTAGTTGTAAAGCTGCTTTTTTATTCATGTGTGAAACACCTCTTTTTGTAATTCTGATTATCATAAATCGATATCTTTCTTTATAAATGTTTTTATAATTTAGTCGAGGACGTAAGCAAATTGAGTTGTTTTTTAATGACTATTTACAAAAGACAAAGCAAAACACAAGATATTTTTATTTTTTGAAGCTTTATAATCTATTTCTTATCCTTTAGTCTTATTCTTTAAAAGTTTTGTTTTTTATTCTTTTTTTTATTATTGGATTATCTGTCATTACGTGATTGACTATTTTATTTTTTTTGACTAAATCTTTGTAGTCAAATAAAAGCATACAGTTTTCACAGTGGTATTTGTATTTAAAGTTCCCACTAACAGTTCCATTACATATCGGACAAGCCTCTTCGTATTTTTTTATATACATTTGTTGTTTTAAGATGTTTTCTTTTTTAAATATTGTGTGATTATCTGATGTGTCCCAAATATCTATATTACCTAGAGTTCAATTGAGAAAAATACAATGTAAAACACGTTAAAGATCTTTGTTTCTTAGTAAAAAACTTAAGACTGCAAAGCAGCTAACAATACTTTGCAATACGAAAATTAAAGACATAGAACACAACCCGTGATTATCAGTAGGGTTTTGTTCTAAGTTATTTTGCATCCTGACCAAGTTTAAAAACCCATATTGCAAGAACAAAACATAAACTATATAAATAAAAAGAAACAGGTTGTATTATTTCAGGGGGTTTTTACATGGAAGAAGATATGCAGTTAGGAGGGAACATAAGATTGTCTGGTTTTAATGTTCTTGAAAAGCCGGAAGTTGTTGTAGTGAAAAAGATAGTTGGAAGTTATGCAAGAAAATTCTCAGATAATTTGCAAGGTTATGAAGCTTTGGAATTACATTTAAAAGAGGTTCATAAAACTGAAGGTTCAGAAAAATACGAGTTACATGGAAAAGTTGTTTTTGAAGGAAAAGTTGAAGCGACAGAAATAACCGAGAGAAATATATTTGTGGCAGTGGATACTGTACTTAAAAAGCTAGAAACCATTTTGTTAAAGAATTAAAGGATTAATCAAAAAACACGACATTTAACGATATTTAAGTGGATTCTTTGAAATTTTGAAGCGCATTTTGAGTTAAAAGTGCATTTTTGTGTTTAAACACATATTAGTTGACTTATAGAAAAAAGAAAAAAAATTAATGAAACACTAATGAAAACTGTAATAAAAATTTGCTGAAATAATCTCTATCTTCATATTAAAAGGTGAAGTTTTAACGATTGTTTCTTAATCACAAATTTTTGAACATACGAAGCAAAACACCATTTATATCGATCTTGAATGACAGATAATCCAATAAAAAAAAGAATAAAAAATTTAATTTTTGCTTTTAGAAGTTTCTAAAGGTTCTTTGGGAGTAGTTTCTGTTTTAGTTTCTTTTGGTTCTGTTTTTTCAAGTGTTGGTTTTGAATTTTCTTTCGGCTCTGTTTTAGTTTTTTCGTCAGTCTTTTTTTCCGTAGATTTTTCTTTTATTTCTTTTTCTTCGGATTTAGGACTTTTTTCTTTTTTGTCTATTTTCGCCTCAAGTTTATCTTTCAAAGTTTTTGGTTCTTCTTTTTTGGTTTGAACTTTTTCAACTTTGTATTCAAATCCTTCTAGTTCTACTAAAACACTATTATCTTTCTTTTTTGCTTTAACAGTTACTTTCCCAGGCGGATTTTTAATTCCATTAGCCCATATTTTCTCATTTAGCATAGGTCCTATTTTGACATCTTCTAACTTAGTGTGCTTAATGATGTATGCTTTTAGTGCATGTATCGCCCTTTTTGCTCTTCTGTGACGTGGAACCTTGACAAATTCTCTTCTTAAGGGAATTGTATATGTTGCTTCATCTTTCATATTTAATCACCTTAAACTCTTAGCTTGGTTCTTCGCCAGCTTCTTTTTGTTTCTGTGTGTCTTCCTGGATGAACTCTTCTTCCCGTACCATATATTTTTGGGACAGTCCAAAAAGGCGCCCATCTTGTTCTTCTATTAGCAGCAATTAGTCTTAATTTTCTTGCAATATGTATGAATTTTGCCATTTTCAAGCATCCTCCTTTTTAACATCTTTGGAAGCATTAATAACCAATTTGATGCCGTTTTTCGTAATTTTTCTGCCTTTGTGAACTCCTACGCTTGTTTGTTCTATTAATTTTGAGAATTCAAGCTGTTGTAGAATCTTTCTAATGATATTTCCAGAAGCAACAACGAATTTTTCGGGTTTAACACCTCTATTTTTTCGACTTCCATATTTTACTCTTAGTTTTGATACTCCAACTGGTCCAAGTTCTTGAACCTTTAGTAAAATGCTTGCAGCTCTAATCTGCCACCAATCATCCCTTAATGGAGGTCTTTGTTTTGCATTTCCTGTTTTTACAAATTTTGCCCATTCTGGGGGCTGACATGTTTCTTTTAGCTCCTTTGCTAGAGCTTCAACCAATTTATAGTGATTGACATCTTTCATAGTTATCGCTCCGTTTGTATATATAACTCTTTTAATCCTCTAAACCAATATAAAGAAAAGACGGGCCCTTTAAAAAAATTATGTTTTTGAAAATGGAGTATTAAGTTCAATTAATTTTAAAAATCGGACTAATATTCTTTGTTTATAACGCTTAGGAAGGTATTTTGTTGGCAATGACACCTCAATTTATTTCCAGCATTTACCTTCCTTTTTTCTTTTTGTTAATAAAAAGATAAATCTTTATAAATGAAAGGTTATTCTGTATTTATATTGATTGGTTGATGTGGCGAGTTTCTTCGCTGAAAACCTGAAAATGATAAGAATGGAGGATGTATTATGGGATATCTAAAATACGTTAAGAAGTTATGGAATGAAAAGTCTGATGAGTTTAATGCTTTGATGAAGGAACGAAAAATCCTTTGGAGAAAAGAACCTACTACTATAAGAATTGAGAGACCTACTAGAATTGATAGAGCTAGAAGTCTTGGTTGGAAGCCTAAAAAGGGTTTTTTAGTTGTTAGACAAAAAGTTCTTAGAGGAGGTAGACAAAGACCTCATGATTTGGGCGGACGAAAAA
This genomic interval carries:
- the tpiA gene encoding triose-phosphate isomerase, producing MLNRLLRDGPVLIINLKTYDKGTSIDALKVAVAAERAAEKTGKKVILAAQPTDILLITNKTKIPVIAQHIDCFEQGAHTGSISAEAVLRAGAIGTLLNHSEKQISKEDIAKTMKICKSHGLFVVLCADTPEHAYELSKNTPNFIAIEPPELIGTGKSISEVEPELIDKTIRLVSKNCDSPVICGAGVSTKKDVIEAFKHGVKGILVSSAVVKSDNPYNTILELLAGF
- the rpl39e gene encoding 50S ribosomal protein L39e (part of the polypeptide exit tunnel in the 50S ribosomal complex); the protein is MAKFIHIARKLRLIAANRRTRWAPFWTVPKIYGTGRRVHPGRHTETKRSWRRTKLRV
- the trxA gene encoding thioredoxin, with product MKELNAENFKDFVKEGNVIVDFWAEWCGPCRMLGPIFEELSKEIKNVKFAKLNVDEAGEISASAGVRGIPTMILFKDGNEIDRIVGALSKDALKSKLTSAFN
- a CDS encoding 40S ribosomal protein S19 — protein: MKDVNHYKLVEALAKELKETCQPPEWAKFVKTGNAKQRPPLRDDWWQIRAASILLKVQELGPVGVSKLRVKYGSRKNRGVKPEKFVVASGNIIRKILQQLEFSKLIEQTSVGVHKGRKITKNGIKLVINASKDVKKEDA
- the lgt gene encoding prolipoprotein diacylglyceryl transferase, whose protein sequence is MWIHNINPVLLQIGFLEIRYYGLVYALGFLFAYFYIRYLAVHNKIKNLNKENTDTFIIYIIIGSILGARLLDFVFFYPHIIIQDPFELFRIWNGGMSIHGGIIGAMISGYFFCRKHKVSFFRMADVSMIPLMLTLGFGRLANFINGELWGRVSNSNICVNYESSQYIVNPPNGCRHPYQIYASLKNFFVFGITYWMSLFDKLKEGTVFFSSIIFYSVGRFILDFYRDDPLILLGLTMGQILCVIFFIVSVFALLRIYKKI
- a CDS encoding 50S ribosomal protein L31e, producing MKDEATYTIPLRREFVKVPRHRRAKRAIHALKAYIIKHTKLEDVKIGPMLNEKIWANGIKNPPGKVTVKAKKKDNSVLVELEGFEYKVEKVQTKKEEPKTLKDKLEAKIDKKEKSPKSEEKEIKEKSTEKKTDEKTKTEPKENSKPTLEKTEPKETKTETTPKEPLETSKSKN
- a CDS encoding peptidase C39 family protein, translating into MKYYKQTTEYTCAASSLLMVLHKLNSDYELSEEHELEIWASSANLPTRASSIYGLALYSKQKGFFPKIIVSSKSFDYPDYRFKGYKKIEIETAEKLSKIFYTKAINQGIEIEEKQIDSKTIINLLKQNKLLIARLNAGVFRKSASNSQYVVLYGLQENSIKIMDPLTGLHEISYEDLEVCLDTLHSKKKRDSKIIIFDQN